A stretch of Macadamia integrifolia cultivar HAES 741 chromosome 7, SCU_Mint_v3, whole genome shotgun sequence DNA encodes these proteins:
- the LOC122084965 gene encoding DNA polymerase kappa-like has translation MGETSESDGAARPWQSYHAVYTNAKAGMDGVDKEKVQRIVYEMSKGSKYFENEERKEAFIRQKVDNMRARCAKLTAMDMSHYQMVADKRIFELEATRDLSKSWLHVDMDAFYAAVETLANPSLKGKPMAVGSMSMLSTANYEARKFGVRAAMPGFIARKLCPELIFVPIDFEKYTYYSDLTRKVFQKYDPNFMATSLDEAYLDITEVCKRRGISSGEIAEELRRGVYKETGLTCSAGVAPNRLLAKVPFHSYKVTTLLK, from the exons ATGGGGGAGACGTCAGAGTCGGACGGAGCAGCTCGGCCATGGCAGTCTTACCACGCCGTTTATACAAACGCTAAAGCAG GAATGGATGGAGTTGACAAGGAGAAAGTGCAGAGGATAGTTTATGAGATGAGCAAAGGATCCAAATATTTTGAGAATGAGGAACGCAAGGAAGCCTTCATAAGACAAAAAGTTGATAATATGCGTGCTCGGTGTGCAAAGCTCACAGCAATGGATATGTCTCATTATCAAATg GTTGCAGATAAAAGAATTTTTGAGTTGGAAGCTACTCGTGATCTCTCAAAAAGTTGGCTTCATGTTGATATGGATGCTTTCTATGCTGCTGTTGAGACATTAGCGAATCCTTCGTTGAAGGGGAAGCCAATGGCTGTTGGCAGCATGTCTATGCTCTCCACTGCTAATTATGAG GCACGGAAATTTGGTGTTCGTGCTGCAATGCCTGGTTTCATTGCACGTAAATTGTGCCCAGAATTgatttttgttccaatagaTTTCGAAAAGTATACTTATTACAGCGACTTAACTAGAAAAG TGTTCCAGAAATATGATCCCAATTTCATGGCAACTAGTTTGGATGAGGCATACCTTGATATAACAGAGGTCTGCAAAAGAAGGGGCATTAGCAGTGGAGAA ATTGCAGAAGAACTCAGAAGAGGAGTTTATAAGGAGACTGGTCTTACATGCAGTGCTGGGGTGGCACCAAATCGGTTACTTGCTAAGGTTCCTTTCCACTCGTATAAAGTCACAACCTTGTTAAAATAA